TCACGATCCTGCGGGAGGAACGCTCCCGGTCCTGACCAGATCGGCACGCTCGAAGGCGATGAGCGCCGCTCCCAACGCGCCGGTGAGCTGCGGCTCTTCCGGCACGAGGAATCGCATCCGGAACCGGTCCTCGAGCGCCTTGCGCGCGGCCGGGTTCTTCGCCACACCGCCGGTCAGGACCGCGGGGGGAGCCATCCCGAGCCGCTCCGCGAGGGCGGCGATCCGCTCGGAAATCGCGAGGTGCACTCCCCAGGCGATCTCCTCTGGCGCGGCTCCCGAGGCGATCAGGGATACCACCTCCGATTCCGCGAAGACCGTGCAGGTGGAGCTCACGGGGAGCGATCGGCTGGCGAGGAGGGAGCGCTCTCCCATCCGTTCCAGGTCCATCTCGAGCGTCCTGGCCATCACCTCGAGGAACCTCCCGGTTCCCGCGGCGCACTTGTCGTTCATGGCGAAGTCGACGACTTTTCCGTCCGGTCCCAGCCGGATCACTTTGCTGTCCTGTCCGCCGATGTCGAGGACGGTGAATGCTTCGGGGAAGAGGCGCCTCGCTCCCCGGGCGTGGCATGTGATCTCCGTGACCCGCAGGTCGGCCCTCTCCGCCGATTCCCTGCCGTACCCCGTCGCGACGGTGAAGGCGATCTCCTGCTCCCTCGCCCCTCCGGCCAGCAGCGCGGCGTCGAGAGCCTCCCGGGCCGCTTTCCGCGTGGAGGCGCCGGTTGCGGTAATCGCCCACCCGACGACCGCGAGGTTCCTGTCGAGAAGGACCACGTCGGTGGAGAGCGAACCGATGTCGATCCCGGCATAGAGGGTCATACGGCCTCGCATGTCATACGGCTTCGCATACGGCCTCGCATTGACGTTATGGCGAAAAAGCCCTATAATACACCGAAAAACAGGAATCCTGATCGTTGGGAAGAATCCTCTGGAGGTCCACGTGGATTTCAAAGCAGGGGACATGGCAGTATACCCCGCACACGGGGTCGGCATCATCGAGAAAATCGAGACGAGGTGCTTCAACGACGGCAAGAAGGAGTCGTTCTACGTCCTGAGGATCCTCGACACGGGAATCACCATCATGATCCCGATGGGCAACGCGGAACAGGTCGGGCTTCGTGCGATCATGGACGCCTCGGCGGTCCGGTCCGTCTACAAGATCCTGAAGGAACGCGAGGTGGAGCTCGAACCGAAGCCGTGGAACCGGCGGTACAGGATGTACATGGAAAAGCTCAAGTCCGGCTCTCCCTTCGATATCGCCGAGGTGCTGCGCAATCTGCTGCTCCTGAAAACAGGGAAGGCCCTCTCCTTCGGCGAACGGAAGATGCTGGACTCGGCGCGTTCCCTGCTCGTAAAGGAGATCTCCATCGCGAAATCCGTCACGGAGGAAGTCGTCGAGGCGGATCTTCGCAGGTTCCTGAACCTGTAGGGCAACGGGCGTCTTCGCGGTTCCTCACTAACTGTCGCGAACCCGATTCCCCGGGATCGGTCGGTTCCCGATCCATTCCGGAGGTGTGTTGATCGGTACGGTGGTCATCGTCGTCGCGGGCGGAACGGGACGCCGGATGGGCGGGGCCGTGCCGAAGCAGTTTCTCTCCGTCGGAGGCCGATCCCTCCTGGACCGGACGCTCGCCGCGGTTTCCGCCTCCTCCAGCGTCGACGCGATCGTCCTCGCCCTCCCCGCCGACGCCGCTCCCGAAGCGGGAGATTCGTATCGGGGATTCCAGAAGGTGATCGCGGTGGTCAAGGGAGGGGGGGAGCGGCACGACTCGGTCCGCAACGCCCTCGCAGCAGTGCCTGTAGATGCCTCGGTCATCCTCGTGCACGACGCGGTCCGCCCCTTCGCGACCCCCGGTCTCTTCGACCGATGCGCGGAACAGGCCCGCCTGCACGGAGCGGCGGTCCCGGTGATTCCCGTACGCGACACGGTGAAAACATGGGACAAGGCAGCCGGGACCCTTGTCACGCGGGACCGATCCGAGTTTCTCCGCGCGCAGACGCCGCAGGGGTTCCATGCCGGAATTCTCCGGGAGGCGTACGCCCTCGCCGCGCGCGAGGGACGCGCCGGGACGGACGACGCCTCCCTCGTAGAGGCGGCCGGCCATGCCGTCGTCGCCTTTCCCGGTGAGGAGGCAAATCTCAAGATCACGCTTCCCGAGGACCTCCGGATGGCGGCGGGGCTTCTTTCCGAGGATTCCGATTTCCGGGTCGGGCTCGGGGGGGACGCACACCGCCTCGTTCCCGAACGGGAACTGTGGCTGGGGGGAGTGCGGGTCGACCACCCGATGGGGCTCCTGGGGCACTCCGACGGGGACGTGCTCCTTCATGCCGTGGCCGACGCGATCTACGGAGCGATGGGAGACCGGGACATCGGTTTCCATTTTCCGCCCGGAAGGGAAGAGACCCTCGGGATCTCCAGCCGCTCGATCCTTGCGCACGCCCGGGGGAGGATGGCGGCCGGGGGGTTCGGCCTCCTCGGGCTGGATGCCGTGGTCGTCTGCGAGGCGCCCAGGATCGCCCCTCTGGCGGACGCCCTTCGCGCCTCCATCGCGGGGATCCTCGCGGTGCCGGAGGACCGCGTGAGCGTCAAGGGGAAGACCACAGAGGGGATGGGATTCGAGGGGCGGGGCGAGGGGATCTCCGCCTGGGCGGTGGCCCTGCTCCGGGGGAGGCGCCCGGAATCCGGCGGAGGTGCGGCGCGATGACGCTTTCGGTGTTCAACACGATGGGAAGCCGGAAGGAGCCGTTCGTTCCGCTCGTTCCCGGCAGGATCCGCATGTACGTGTGCGGCGTGACGGTGTACGACCTGTGTCACATCGGTCACGCCCGCGCCAACGTGGCGTTCGACATCATCGTCCGATACCTTCGGTACACCGGGTACGACGTCACCTACATCCGGAACTTCACCGACATCGATGACAAGATCATCCGGCGGGCCGCGCAGGAGGGGAGCGATTACCTCGCCGTCTCCACGAAATACATTCGGGCGTTCCACGAGGATTTCGACCGGCTTGGTCTCCTTCGCCCCGACATGGAGCCGAAGGCCACGGAGCATATCCCCGAGATCGTCGCCCTCGTCGCGCGTCTTGTTCGGGATGGAAAAGCGTACGAAGTCGGCGGCGATATCTACTATTCGGTGAAAGGGTTCCCGGGATACGGCAAGTTGTCCGGGAAGAACGTCGAGGATCTGCGGGCGGGGGCGCGGGTCGACGTGGACGAGCGGAAGAACGACCCACTGGACTTCGCCCTCTGGAAGGCGTCGAAGCCGGGGGAGCCCGCGTGGGATAGTCCCTGGGGCCCCGGGCGCCCGGGGTGGCACATCGAGTGTTCCGCCATGGCGATGAAGCACCTGGGAGAGACGTTCGACATCCACGGAGGCGGAAAGGACCTTGTCTTCCCGCACCATGAGAACGAGATCGCGCAGTCCGAGGCGGCGACGGGGAAGCCGTTCGCACGCTACTGGCTCCACAACGGGTTCGTCAATATCAATAACGAGAAGATGAGCAAGTCGCTGGGGAACTTTTTCACCTTGCGTGACGTGCTGGCGAAGGTCAAGCCGGAGGTGCTCCGTTTCTTCCTTGCCGCGAGCCACTACCGCAGCCCGATCGACTACTCCGACCAGAGTCTCACCGAGGCGAAAGCGGGTCTGGACCGGCTCTACCGCGTCAAGGAGAAGGCGGAAGCGTGCCGCTCGGCGGGCGCATCGCCTTCCTCCGTGCCGGACGGGGAGGAGTTCGACCCGCTGCGCAATGCACCGGTCCGGTTCGGCGAAGCGATGGACGACGACTTCAACACCGCCGCCGCGCTGGGGCATCTCTTCGACGCGGTTCGTGCGCTGAACCGGCTCACCCCCGCGGAACCGTCGGCGGAGAGGGAGCGGGCAGCGATGTTCCTCGCGGGGTATGATCTGCTCGATCCGCTGTTCGCGGTCCTCGGCCTGCTGCGTGCGCCTTCTTCGGAGCACTTCAAGGCGGCGGGCGCCGATGGGAAAATGGCCGAAGGAGAGATCCTCGCAAGGATCGAGGAGCGCCGGTCCGCGCGAGCGGCAAAGCAGTACGGAGAGGCGGATCGGATCCGCAAGGAACTCGAGGCGGCGGGCGTTATCCTCGAGGACGGGAAGGGGGGAACTACCTGGAAGTACAAAGAGTAACTTGTGGGTTGTGGGCAGGGGACACACCTTCCCTGCATCCCGGGTTTACACCAGGTATGTCCCCTGAAAGCGCCTGCGCCTCACAGGAATCTTCTCCGGCCGCACCATACGCGGCAAAGATCCCTCGGTGGCCTGTGTCGTGGGTGACGCAGGACGGGCGCCCGCACATTAGAGCGCACCCCACTCTCGTACGAATCGCGCTCTCTGGGGTACCCCCGGATTTACATGAGGGGCACGACGCAGGGGGGTCCCCGGAGCGAAGATCGCTCGTGCGAAACCGGCGGAGACCTCGCATTTATTTAAGGCGTGGATGATTTTCTGGTGGATGCAGCTTGGCAGAAAACGAGGAGATGAACGCAAAGCACGTTCGCTGGACGCAGCCGGGGAGCCGCGACCGGATGCCCCAATACGAGCTTCGCGCCGCTGGGGTACCCCCGGTGGAAGAAAAACGGGGGGCACGACCGGGGACGCCCCCTGCGGAGAAGCGTCATATGGCGGGCGCCTGAGTTGAATCCAACGTTCAAACTTGCGGCGCCGTTTGCTCCCTCGGGGGACCAGCCGGGGGCGATCCGCGAACTCGCCGAGGGGCTCAATCAGGGTCTTGCGCGGCAGGTCCTCCTCGGCGTCACCGGGTCGGGGAAGACGTATACGATGGCCTCCGTCATCGCGGCGGTCGACCGCCCGGCGCTGGTGATCGCCCCGAACAAGACGCTCGCCGCGCAGCTGTACTCCGAGTTCAAATCCCTCTTCCCTGAAAACGCCGTCGAGTATTTCGTCTCCTACTACGACTACTACCAGCCCGAGGCGTACGTTCCCCACACGGACACCTATATCGAGAAGGATTCCGCGATCAACGAGCAGATCGACAAGATGAGGCACAGCGCCACGAGATCCGTGATGACCCGCGGCGACGTGATCGTGATCGCCTCCGTGTCGTGCATCTACGGCCTCGGGTCCCCGGAATATTATGCGCGGATGACCGTCCGTATCGAGGAAGGCATGGAGTTCCCCCGCAACACGCTTCTGCGGCGGCTGATCGATCTGCAGTACGAGCGCAACGACGTGGACTTCCATCGCGGAACGTTCCGCGTCCGAGGGGATGCGGTGGAGCTGTTTCCGGCGTACGAGGAAGAGAAGGTCCTGCGGATCGAGTACGACGAGGACCGGATCGCCCGGATCCTCCACGTGGACCCCCTCCGGGGGACGCGGATCAAGGAGTTGCGGGAGACGGTCATCTTCCCGGCCAGCCACTACGTGACGCCAGAGGATCAGCTCGAGCGGGCGATCCACGGGATCGGGGAGGAGCTCGACGGCCGGCTCGCGGAACTCTACGCGCAGGAAAAGCCGCTCGAGGCGGAGCGGCTGAAGCAGAGAACCACCTACGATCTCGAGATGATCTCGCAGATGGGATTCTGCTCCGGCATCGAGAACTACTCCCGCCATCTCGACGGTCGTGCTCCCGGGCAACCGCCATATACGCTCCTCGACTACTTCCCGAAGGGGTTCGTCACCTTCCTCGACGAGTCCCACGTGACCGTTCCCCAGCTGAACGGGATGTATAACGGCGATCGGTCCCGGAAACAGACGCTGGTGGATTTCGGATTCCGGCTCCCCTCCGCGCTCGACAACCGGCCGCTCCGGTTCGAAGAGTTCAACGACCGGGTGGGGCAAGTCATTTTCGTCTCGGCGACTCCCGCGGAATACGAACTGCGTGAGAGCGGCGGGGCGGTGGTGGAGCAGATCATCCGCCCCACGGGGCTCGTCGACCCCGAGATCGAGGTCCGTCCGGCGCGGAGCCAGGTGGACGATCTTCTCGGGGAGATCCGGAAAAACGCCGCCGCCGGGGGGAGGGTCCTGGTCACGACCCTCACGAAGAGGATGGCCGAGGATCTGACGGAGCATTACGAAGGGATGGGGG
Above is a genomic segment from Candidatus Deferrimicrobium sp. containing:
- a CDS encoding acyl-CoA dehydratase activase — its product is MTLYAGIDIGSLSTDVVLLDRNLAVVGWAITATGASTRKAAREALDAALLAGGAREQEIAFTVATGYGRESAERADLRVTEITCHARGARRLFPEAFTVLDIGGQDSKVIRLGPDGKVVDFAMNDKCAAGTGRFLEVMARTLEMDLERMGERSLLASRSLPVSSTCTVFAESEVVSLIASGAAPEEIAWGVHLAISERIAALAERLGMAPPAVLTGGVAKNPAARKALEDRFRMRFLVPEEPQLTGALGAALIAFERADLVRTGSVPPAGS
- a CDS encoding CarD family transcriptional regulator: MDFKAGDMAVYPAHGVGIIEKIETRCFNDGKKESFYVLRILDTGITIMIPMGNAEQVGLRAIMDASAVRSVYKILKEREVELEPKPWNRRYRMYMEKLKSGSPFDIAEVLRNLLLLKTGKALSFGERKMLDSARSLLVKEISIAKSVTEEVVEADLRRFLNL
- the ispD gene encoding 2-C-methyl-D-erythritol 4-phosphate cytidylyltransferase; translation: MIGTVVIVVAGGTGRRMGGAVPKQFLSVGGRSLLDRTLAAVSASSSVDAIVLALPADAAPEAGDSYRGFQKVIAVVKGGGERHDSVRNALAAVPVDASVILVHDAVRPFATPGLFDRCAEQARLHGAAVPVIPVRDTVKTWDKAAGTLVTRDRSEFLRAQTPQGFHAGILREAYALAAREGRAGTDDASLVEAAGHAVVAFPGEEANLKITLPEDLRMAAGLLSEDSDFRVGLGGDAHRLVPERELWLGGVRVDHPMGLLGHSDGDVLLHAVADAIYGAMGDRDIGFHFPPGREETLGISSRSILAHARGRMAAGGFGLLGLDAVVVCEAPRIAPLADALRASIAGILAVPEDRVSVKGKTTEGMGFEGRGEGISAWAVALLRGRRPESGGGAAR
- the cysS gene encoding cysteine--tRNA ligase; this encodes MTLSVFNTMGSRKEPFVPLVPGRIRMYVCGVTVYDLCHIGHARANVAFDIIVRYLRYTGYDVTYIRNFTDIDDKIIRRAAQEGSDYLAVSTKYIRAFHEDFDRLGLLRPDMEPKATEHIPEIVALVARLVRDGKAYEVGGDIYYSVKGFPGYGKLSGKNVEDLRAGARVDVDERKNDPLDFALWKASKPGEPAWDSPWGPGRPGWHIECSAMAMKHLGETFDIHGGGKDLVFPHHENEIAQSEAATGKPFARYWLHNGFVNINNEKMSKSLGNFFTLRDVLAKVKPEVLRFFLAASHYRSPIDYSDQSLTEAKAGLDRLYRVKEKAEACRSAGASPSSVPDGEEFDPLRNAPVRFGEAMDDDFNTAAALGHLFDAVRALNRLTPAEPSAERERAAMFLAGYDLLDPLFAVLGLLRAPSSEHFKAAGADGKMAEGEILARIEERRSARAAKQYGEADRIRKELEAAGVILEDGKGGTTWKYKE
- the uvrB gene encoding excinuclease ABC subunit UvrB gives rise to the protein MNPTFKLAAPFAPSGDQPGAIRELAEGLNQGLARQVLLGVTGSGKTYTMASVIAAVDRPALVIAPNKTLAAQLYSEFKSLFPENAVEYFVSYYDYYQPEAYVPHTDTYIEKDSAINEQIDKMRHSATRSVMTRGDVIVIASVSCIYGLGSPEYYARMTVRIEEGMEFPRNTLLRRLIDLQYERNDVDFHRGTFRVRGDAVELFPAYEEEKVLRIEYDEDRIARILHVDPLRGTRIKELRETVIFPASHYVTPEDQLERAIHGIGEELDGRLAELYAQEKPLEAERLKQRTTYDLEMISQMGFCSGIENYSRHLDGRAPGQPPYTLLDYFPKGFVTFLDESHVTVPQLNGMYNGDRSRKQTLVDFGFRLPSALDNRPLRFEEFNDRVGQVIFVSATPAEYELRESGGAVVEQIIRPTGLVDPEIEVRPARSQVDDLLGEIRKNAAAGGRVLVTTLTKRMAEDLTEHYEGMGVRVRYLHSDIDTMERVDILRDLRLGKFDVLVGINLLREGLDLPEVSLVAILDADKEGFLRSARSLVQTFGRAARNVSGRVILYADRETGSMRDAMSETNRRRKRQLAFNRENGITPETIRKMIADPIGQVCEADYVTPPEGEPAFSSREELAKILRKLRREMERAAKKLDFERAAALRDRLLALEKAELSTR